Genomic segment of Desulfurobacteriaceae bacterium:
GTTAAGGTTGAAATTAAGTGGGTAAGTGCTGAAGATCTTGATGAGAAAGAGCCGGAAGAATTTTTATCCGAGATTAGCGGTATTTTAGTTCCTGGTGGTTTTGGAGAGAGGGGAGTAGAAGGAAAGATAAAAGCTGTAAAGTTTGCAAGGGAAAATAAGATTCCTTTCTTTGGAATTTGTCTTGGAATGCAATGTGCCGTAATAGAGTTTGCAAGAAATGTTGCGGGATTAAAGGATGCGCACGGTAGAGGGTTCAGTTCTTCGACTCCTTATCCTGTAATAGACCTTATGGAGGATCAAAAGGGAGTAAAGGAAAAAGGCGGAACGATGAGACTTGGAGCATACCCTTGTGTTCTAAAAGAAGGAACTAAAGCTTTTGAAAGTTATGGAAAAAGGGAAATCTCCGAAAGACATAGGCATAGATACGAATTTAACAATCAATTTAGAGAAACCTTAGAAAAAGCAGGACTTGTGATAGCCGGAACTTCTCCTGATGGGAAGCTGGTTGAAGTTGTTGAAATAAAAGACCATCCTTGGTTTGTAGCGGTTCAGTTCCATCCAGAGTTTAAATCCCGTCCAAGAGATCCGCATCCATTATTTGTAAACTTTGTAAAGGCTGCTAAGGCTTTAGAGGAAAAGTTTGGAGGTTAAAGAACTTCCTGCTAAAGTATTGACGACCATCGGGATAGGTTCCTCCTATCCCGTTTTTTTTCCTAAAGATGTTAGCGAACTTAAATCCCTTTTGAAAAATGAAAAAGTCTTCGTAATTGGTGGTGGTTCAAACACCGTTTTACCGCCAAAGATTGAAAGTAAGCTTGTAAGCCTTAAACACTTTAAAAAGGTAGAATTTCGCGAAGATTCCATTTTGCTTGGTGCTGGAGTTTTGTTACGAGAAATTATTAAACTACAAATAAAAAAAGGATTCTCTCTATTTGAATTTTTAGCGGGCGTTCCAAAAGCTACAGTTGGAGGACTTGTTGCCCAAAATGCCGGAGCTTTCGGGAAGGAGATAAAAGAAAGACTTCTTGAAGTTATTTTTCTTGATTTAGAAACTTTTGAGATTGTTTCTCTAAAAGATTTTGAAAACTTTTCTTATAGGAGTTCTCCTTTTCCGGAAAAAGGAATAATTCTTGAAGCAAAGTTTAAGATAACGAGAAATAAAAAGGTGAAAGAGGAGATAAAGAGGTTTATTTTTACACGTCTTTCTAAACAACCTCCTTTTTTCGTAAGAACAAGCGGTTCTACATTTAAAAATCCTAAAGGTTTCTCTGCTGGAAAACTTTTAGATATGGCAGGATTTAAAGGTTTTAAAGTCGGGAAAGTAAAATTTTCAGAGTTCCACGCAAACTTTTGCATAAATGAAGGGGGAAGTTTTGAAGATTTTAAAACTCTCGTTGAACTTGCAAAAAAGAAAGTAAAAGAAAAGTTTAACGTGAACCTTGATCTTGAAGTTAAGATTCCTTCTTAAATTCTATTAAAGGTAATCCAGCTTCTTTGGCTATCTCTTTCGCGAGCCAATCGGGATATCCTTCTTTATATATTACTTTGGTTATTCCAGCGTTTATTAGCATTTTGGTACAGAGTGAACAAGGACAGTGGGTACAGTAAAGAATTGCTCCTTTGGTTGAAACTCCATGAAGGGCTGCTTGAATAATGGCGTTCTGTTCTGCGTGTAATCCTCTACAAAGTTCGTGTCTTTCTCCACTCGGGATCCCTAACTTTTCTCTAAGACATCCTACTTCATCAGGGTGTTTCAGTCCAGAAGGAGGTCCATTGTATCCTGTGGAAATAATTCTTTTATCCTTTACAAGAACTGCCCCAACTTTTCTTCTTAGGCAAGTGGATCGGGTAGAAACCATTTCTGCAATAGACATAAAGTATTCATCCCATGAAGGTCTTGGCATTCCTACCTCTTTAGCTTTTTTTTTAAATGAAAAGAACTTCTACTGTTTCTCCTTCTAATACTTTTCCTCTATTTTCTGGAACAACTGCTAAAGCTTTACACAAGGCCATAGAAGTGTAGTTTGAGGTTTGCTGACTTCCAGCATCTTTAACCTTAAGAACTCCATCTTCTGTGAAATAGTTAACTCTTATAAAATCTACTCTGCCTTCTTTCGATTTCAAAGGAGTAGTTGTTATAGCAGTCAAATAGTTGTTTTCAAAGTTCTTTAGACCTGCCATTTTTCTCACAGCTGGAAGTAAGAATTCGATAGCATTGACAAGCATCGCTGAAGGATATCCAGGAAGTCCAAAGAAAAGTGTTTCTTCCTTAACTCCAAATACTAGAGGTCTTCCTGGTCTTATATTTGTCATTGTAAATTTGACATCAAATCCTATCCTTTTAACCACTTCTTTAACAAAGTCATACTTTCCTTTGGAAACCCCTCCGGTTGTGACTAAAATGTCAACAGAAATTAAAGCTTTCTCAAAAAGTTCGATCATACTCTTTTTATCGTCTTCAGCAACTCCGAAATAGATAACATTCGCGAATTCTTCCAAAAGACCTTTTAAGATGTAGTAGTTTGAATTTCTAACAAACCCTTTCTTGTAAGTCTCAAAAGGTTCTAAAACTTCATTACCTGTAGTGATAATTCCAACAGTTGGTCTCTGATAAACCTTCACTTTATAGATACCAAGATTAGCCAAAAGCCCTACCTTTCTATAGTCAAGTCTTGTTCCTTTTTCAAGAACAAGTTCTCCTTTTTCTAGTTCACTTCCTTTAAAGTTTACAAGTGTTCCCTTTTCTACAGGAAAATCGACAATCACATATCCATTCTCTACTTTTACGTCTTCCACTCTTACCGCTGTATCTGCTCCGGTAGGTATTACTCCTCCCGTCATAACAAAGACAGCTTCTCCAATATCAACCTTTTTCTTATCCTCATCTCCTGCTGCAGTTTCTCCGACTATTTTTAGTTTTGCAGGAAGTTTTGCTAAAGATTTGTTGTTAAAGGCATATCCATCGATGGCGGATTTATCCTCATCAGGAATATTGCAAGGAGAGTAGATATCCTCTGCTAAGACTCTGTCGTAGGAATTTTCCAGAGTGATTACTTCTATAAATTTTCTTTTGCAGTTTTCGGTAATTATTCTTTTCGCTTCATTTCTCTTTGCTTTCACTTCTAACTCCTTTTAGGTCTATAATTAATAAAATTTTAAACCTTAATCAGGAGGGGGCAAAAAAATGGTTTAAAAGTGGCGAAGTTTTCTAACTTTGTCAACCTTACTCTTAACCTCAACAGTCAGGTGTAGCATCAATATCAGCGATTCTGACAATGAAAGATAACACCACTCAGGAAGTAATAGACACCTCTACTACAACTCTCCTGACAACTGTTAGCGGTGTAGTTGTAGACGGTTACTTAAAAAATGCAAGAGTGTGTCTTGACCTCAACAACAACAACAAAGAGTGTGATTTAGGAGAACCAACGGCAACAACTAAAGAAGGTGGAATATATACTTTAAATGTTCCTGCAGGTTTGGTTAACAAGTATCCAATAATTGCTGAAGTAATTGTAGGAGAAACAGTGGACGAGGACACTAACCAACCAGTTGACAAAGACGTTGTTCTTCAAGCACCTCCTGGGAAACCTGACATTGTTTTTTCTCTAACTACCTTAGTAGCTACAGAAATAGAGAAAAATCCAGCTTTAACGCTTGAACAGGCTGAACTTAAAGTAAAAGAACAGATGGGAGTTTCTTCCGATGTTTCTCTTTTAGGGGATTACGTTCAAAAGGAAAGTTATGATGATGAGTATAAAAAGTTTCACGAAGTAGCAAAGGTTGTTACAGAAGTTGTAGGTGAAATTCTTGATGACGTAGAAGATCAGGTTTCTGAGGACGAAAGGGATGCCCTTTTAGTAGCAGTTACAGATACTGTAAAAGATAAGCTTTCTACTATTGTTGAAACTGTTGAAGAAACTTTAACCGCTGACAACGGAACCAGCACAGAGAACGCTACTTTAGATACTGACGAAAACTTAGATGTTGATGCAATTGTTAGCCAAATTACATCTCAAGTTAACGCAACTGAAATAGTTAATAATGTAGACAACCTTGACCAACAGCTTGAAGTTGTAAATGATGCAGAGGTTTCTTCTGATGTTTTAGGTTTGATAGGAAAAACGTTCTACTATCTAAAAGAAAAAGATGATAATCCTGTAGTTGCGGCTATTAAATTTGACAGTTCTAACATTACAGGATACGGAGTTTACTTAACATACTTTACTTCTTTTGATGAGTTACTATCTCCAGAATACCAAAGATGGCAAGATCAAACAATTATTACAGAGGATGGAAAAATAATTGCCCATAGTGACTACGATGGAGATGTTAGAATAGACAGCGTTGCCGTAGTGGATTTAGCAGGAAAGACCTTAAAAGCTTCTCAAGTTTTTGAAGAGGGAATGAATGACTTAGAAGATGTAGGACTTTCTGACTTTAACATTACGTTTAACAGTGGAAAAGAATACATTCTATCTTTAACTGGACTTAAGCAAGAACCATCTGTAGTAGCAGCAAGTTTGACATTAGAAAGTGGAGATTGTCACCAACTTCCAGATGGAATAGAAGATGTTGAAGGATTTGTGAATTACTACTCCCGTGATAACAACATTAGTTGGGATTATGATGGTATTTCTACTCAATTCGATTCAGATGAAAAACTTTATGAACCTTCTGGGGCTTACGGTAGATATTGGTTTGAAACTGTAAATATTGGTAATCAGCCAGAAAAAGTTTTAATCCTTGATAGAGGAATTTATAACCATGGCTGGTGGGGAGAACTTTTAAGAATTGTCCAAGATAAGAATGGAACTTACTACTACTGCGTTACAGATTACAGATTTGAAGATAGTGTTATGACTTTCATTACGTTTGATGAAGATGCGATGTCGCAAATAATAGATACTCTAAAAAACGTAATTTCTACCTCTAACAATACTGATACAACTTCTACTTCTACCACTTCTGATTCTTCTGTTTCTTCTTCTATCACTACGTTAGACGAGGTCTACAAGAACTTAAGCATGGAGGATGTAATTTCCTTTATGAAAGAAAACGAAGGTAAACCTGTTTACATCAACGACGGCGACGGCTATGTAACGTGCACCCTTGAAACGGTTAAGGATAGTAATGAGAACATTGTTGGATACACTCTCACAAACTGTAACGACTCAAACTGGAACAGCAGCGGCACTTTTGAAGAAGACACCTACGGCTTGTATATTAAGGAAACTGACGGTGCTACTGACAGAATCTTTTACGTTGATGACACCACTCTGTGTGTAGATCCGAGTGATGGTGATAAGGTGTGTATCTCTACCACAATTCCCTATAGTGTGTCTGCAAATGAACTTGTAGGAAATTACATAGCTTCCTATACTTGGGAGAACGACGAAAATAAGTTGGTTCCCGAGTTTTGTGCTTATTTCAGTCCTTCGGATTCAGCACTGTATTTTGTAAGCTCTACATCTGAGATACTGTTAGCTAATTACAGTATAGATAACAACGTAGTTTCATATACTCCTGTAGATCCTGATTTTGATCCTCAGAAAACTACTTTAATCTATAAGATGGGTAATGGTATCTACTTTGTCAGAAATACTTTTGCAGACGATGTTAATGAGCATTTACTTCAAGTTGTTGACGAAGCCACCTGTAAGAGTATAAACGATTTCGTCGAAGAGGCAGACAACCTTTCAACAGAAACAACAAGCGTAGATACTTCCTCTCTAATCCCTTCTGATGCTGTAGAAACTACCTATGATGAATTGGTTGGAAAGACTTTGTATTCACCTGGAATGGACAACTATCAAATAGAATTGTCTGTTGTTAACTTTTTTGCAACAGACATCATACAAGTAACTGTAGATGATATACCAATTAGCAATATCTCTTCTATTAGCGATCTTTCACCAGATACAACGTGTAGCGTTTCTTTAGTTAACGGAATTTATGAAATTCAATGTCCAGATAGTGATGGAGCAAAAATTTTAGAGATTGAAAAACTGGATCTTACGGGTAAAACAATAACCCTCTTTGGCAGAGACTTTACATTTAGTGGTGGAACTGTTTATTACCTAACTTTTGAAGACATAAACGAAGAAGGTAATATAGAAACTAGCGTCTTACCATTCTTTGATGAAACAGCGATGAACGAGTTACTACCTCAGCTTAAAACTTTACAAGAAGAATTGGAAAATCAATTAGTCCTTTCCCAGTAAAATTTTTTTCAAATCGAGCCACCCTTTGGGGTGGCTTTCTCAATTTTTATTAAAATTACTAAGAAGATTTCAGAGGTAAATCTTAGGTGAAAAAATACCTTTTTATTTTTTCTACTGTTTTATTTATCCTTTTTTCTTGTGGCAAAGATGAAGAAATTTCTTCTCCTCCTCCACCTGAAGGTTTAACAGTAGTTGCTTCTAATGTTAGTGATTCTTTTGTTCCTTCTTATCTTTTTGTATCTGGACTTTCTCCAAAGCTTATCTGTGAAGAAGGGATATTTAATGCTGATAAGATTTCCAGAGAGGAGATTTTCTTTTCGGGGGAGAAATTTACTAACTGTACGCTAGTTTTTACTTCTGCTGAAGGAAGGATAGTCTATACGGGTCTTAACACTATAAGTGTAAATGGAAGTAGTAAGGTACAACTTAACTCTAATTTAAGTATATCTGTACTGGAAGGAAATATTCAACTATTTCCTTTAACTGACAATGACTCCAACGGAATAGCAGATATTTACGAAGGAAAGAAAATTTCCTTAGGTGGAATAGTAGATGATACCCCTTACGATAAAACAGTAATCATAGTTATGGAGGGAGACGATTTAGGAGCTCTTTCCCTTACTTCATTTTTAAAGAATAACTACAACGACCTTGTGGCAGGGCTTCAAGATAACCCTACTCAAAATACTAAATTTGTGGTTATCTGGGATGGTGAATGGAAAAGTGGACTTGATGGAAATTCCGACATTTTTGTTTTAGATCCCTCAAGTGGAAAAACTTTTCCGACTCTTGATTTTGATATCTCAAGTATCCTTTTTGAAGACGATCCTTACAACTACTACAAGAGTGGAGTGAGATTTTGGTTTTCACTCTCTGATAATCTTTCCAACCATTTAAAAGAACTTATAGAGATTGTTGTAAGAATGTATCCGGCTAAATCCTACGATCTTATTCTTTCTGATCATGGTGATGGTTGGACTAGTTTACCTACACCTACAACAAGAAGCGTTCTTTTTGAATACTTTACCGATGAAAGTTCTTCTGGGATAACTTGGCTTGGCACAAAACAGTTCGTAGAAACAGTTCTTTTACCTTTAAAGTCTGAAGGAGTAAACTTTGAACTTATTGGTTTTGATGAATGTTTGATGGGAGAGCTCTCCACCCTTTCTCTAATTTCTCCTTATGCAGAAGTTATTGTAGCCTCTCCAGAGTACGAACCAGGAGACGGTTGGGGTAAAGTTTACTACTACCTTCCTCTATGGTACGAAGCTATTGGTGATACTTGGAGTATTGCAAAAAGTATAGTTGACGGATATGTGGAGTATTACTCAGAAAATCCCATAATCACCAGCGGGTCTTATACAACCATAGGATTAACGGCAGTTAAAACTTCTGCAGTTGAAAACTTGAGAAGCAGTTTTGAAAATTTCGCACTAAGTTTAAAGGAAACGGCTCTAAATGAAATTTATACAGGAAGACTTTACAACTATTTTTACTCTCACTTTGAGAATGGAGATACAAACACCTATTTTGGAACCTTTTGGGCAGGTGATTCTACTGACTATAACTTTTCAGACGAGATAGCCAATAGACTCTATAACTGCACTAATCCATATTCTCTATTTACTGATGGAAATGGCGCTTATCACTGGTTTTACAGTGGTACTGATTACAATGGACTTGGTTTTGACCTCCTTTATACAGTTACAAGAATAGGGTTTACAGCAAGACTTTCAGAACTCGGCTACACAGTTGATACTATTTCCTATGGAGTAGTGCCTTATTTTGACTCTAACACCGTCCAGTCTGCTTTAGACTTTCTGAATACCTACACTACCGTCAAAGATTACGATCAGCTTTACACTAAGTATTTAACTCTCAACGGTGACGGAACTGTTAATTTCAATGTAACAGGTTCAGGTTTATCCATCATTTATCCTTATACTTCCTTGAACTATGATGAGCTTCCTAAATTGTCGTTACATAGTTACCTAAATTTCGTTGATAGTTATAACTCAACTCTTCCAAATTATACAGAGTTTGTTAGGGAAATTTTTGAAACTATGTCAAAAGCAGTGAATGGTTTGAATATCAATTAATTTATAATAAAGACCCAAAAAATTAGGAGGAAGAATGAAAAATAAAAAAATTTTGCTTTTTGCTTTTTTGGGTATAACATCTTTTCTATCTCCAGCTGTGTCTTTTGCAGATGTGGAAAAAGTTTGTAGTTGCAATCAGCTTGGGAGTAATTATTGGTGTGGGATGGGAGATACTCCTGATAAAGCAAAAGAAGAGCTGGCAAAGAATATTTATACGTTCGTTGACTCTAAGTCTTCAAAAATTATAAATGGAGAAAATGGAAAATACACAGGAAAATTTAATCAAAATACACTTATCTCTACTACTGCTATTGTTGGAAATTTAGAAACCAATAGCTGTAACGGCACTTATGTAACTTTTATAAGAAAAGATAAATATAGGAAATTGATAGAAAGCAGCTTTAAAACTGAACTTACAAAAGTAGATACAACTAACGATATTGATGAGCTTTTAAAGATAAGAAGAAGACTTTCTACACTTTACACCGTTGCAAGTTTAGTTGGTGCAAACGTTGGAGAAGATAAATTTAAAGATACAGTAACAAGAATAGATAAAAAAATAGAAAAGATTAAGATAGAAAAGGTAGAGAGCTTTATAAAAACTATTCGTTCGAGGATAAAGGAAGACGAAAACAAACTTCGCGAAAACAGAATAGATTATTCGGAATTTAGCGAGGAAGTTGAAGATGCTATTTCTCAGTTAAGAGAAAAAGCAAGAGAATTTGAAGGTTGTAAAGCCTGTGAAAGGAGATTTGATAGGGCAATAAGTGAGATTCTTTCAATAAAGGAGAAAGTTTTTGATACTCTACCTGCTTCTATAAGAATTATTGTTGTAGAAGGAAATGGAATCGTATTTATAGATGGTAAAAGAAAAAACTCAATTGAAGGTGAGCCGCAAGAAAAATTACATATTATTAAGGTAAAGGGATACAATGGCTACGAAACTAGGATATTTAAAGTTCGCTCGAAAAAAGGGAGAACAATAACAAAAGAAATTCGCTTGTGGAAGTTAGATAAAGTTTTCCACCGCAGAATAAAGCTCGGATATAGAACTCCTTATAACATTTTCTTTGCCTCTTACCAAAAATTCTATTCTTTGAGAAATCCAATTTTTAAAGCTTTTGTTGGAACATCTTTGGGTTATAGTCATGACCATTACGGTTTTGAAACTGAAACTACTGTAGGTTTAAAAGTATATAGGAGAAATGAAGAAGAATTCCTTTTCATGGTTGGAAATAACCTTTTATCTTTCTCTCTTGGAGCATCTCTCGGTTACTACGGATTTAACGATAAAGAAAACAGAAGTTATTGGTTCTTAAGACCTTTTGTTTCAACTGAGCTTGATTTTAACTACTACTTTGGAATTGAGTTAAAAGGTTTTTATCAAAAGATTCTTAGTAAGGATGATGGATTTAAACCTGACAGATTTGGAGTTTCGACCTCTTTAAACTTTTACTTTTAAAAAAGTAGGGGGAGTAGCCTTTCCCCCTTTCTTAAGGTCTTCCGAAAGGACATATTGGAAATACACATACTTGACAGTTATGGCATAATCCCCCGTGGCACTTTGCAACAACTTCCTCTCTTGTTATTACATCACCTATTAAAAGTCGTGGAAGCCAGATATCAAAAGAAGTAGCTTTAAAAAAGAGTGCTGCTGCCGGGACTGCCACAATAGGTTTACCGTTTAACCATCCCATACTGAGCATATTTCCCGGTTGAATAGGATTTCCCCTTATGAAGTTTTCCACTCCTGCTTCTTTTACAGCCTTATAAGTTACATCATCTGGATCAACAGAAGTTCCACCTGTTAAAACTACCATATCGTATTTGCTAGCAAACTCTTTAATTTTCTGTTTTATCTGTTCTTTATCATCCGGTAGGATTATCTTTTCTTCTACCTTTGCTTTGAAGAATTCAAGCTTTGGTTTCAGTCTATCATAGAACTTCTCTTTTATCCTTCCGTAGTAAACTTCATTTCCAGTAATGATAATTCCAACCTTTTTTTCAGTGAAAGGAACAACTCTAATAATTCCACCTTTTACAATGTTTATAGCCCTTTCTATTTCTTCTTTTTTTGCTATTAACGAAATTATCCTTACAGCAGCTAATTTGTCTCCTTCCTTTACGTACATATTGTTGTGAATGGTTGGACATGAAGGTTCCCCAACCGAGTTAAAAGCTATAAGCTTTTCAACGTCTATCTTCACAACTCCGAAAACCTTAGAGTATATGTTTATCTTTCCTTCTTTTGGTTCTTTATCTCTATAGGTGTTTTCTCCCATTAAAGCATCAGCAAGCAAAATTGCTGCTTCGTCTTCATGGATTTCATCTTTCGATAGTTCCAATACGTATATATAGTCTTTACCAAGTTTTTTAAGCTTTTCAACATCTTCTTCTCTTATTATGTGTCCTTTTTTAAAAACTCTTCCTTTAAAATTTCTGTCAAGATCAACTTCTGTAATGTCATGAACTAAAATCATTCCAACCGCTTCTTCAACTTTTACTTTTCTTTTCATACGTCCTCCTTAATAACTGGCATAAAATCTGCGCAAAGGTAGAAAGTAGCTGTTCTCCCTTCTTCTATTATAAAGTTTGGAGAAAGTGAAGATGGAATAGATAACTCTACTTCCTCTCCAAGGTCTATAACAATTTTTGTAATTTCCCGCCTAAACTCAATCTTTTTAACGAGTGCTGTTAATTTAGTAGATTCGGCAGTTGGACTTAAAGCAAGAGAAAAGGGAAGAATAGATACAAGGACTTTATCATGAGCTTTCAAGTTTTCGTCTCTTTTGCATTTAAGGATAAATCCCTTTTCGGTTTTTACAAAAACGTATTTCTTTTCTATCTTTAGGACTTCTCCTTTGAGAAAACTTCTGTGTCCCAGAAGTCTTGCGACTTTCTCATTTTTTGGACTCATAAAAACTTCAAAGGGCTTTTCAACTTGAACAACTTTTCCTTTATCCATTACTACCATAAAGTCTGCCAGTTCAAAAACTTCGTCTATGTCGTGGCTTACTAAGATAA
This window contains:
- a CDS encoding clostripain-related cysteine peptidase, producing MKKYLFIFSTVLFILFSCGKDEEISSPPPPEGLTVVASNVSDSFVPSYLFVSGLSPKLICEEGIFNADKISREEIFFSGEKFTNCTLVFTSAEGRIVYTGLNTISVNGSSKVQLNSNLSISVLEGNIQLFPLTDNDSNGIADIYEGKKISLGGIVDDTPYDKTVIIVMEGDDLGALSLTSFLKNNYNDLVAGLQDNPTQNTKFVVIWDGEWKSGLDGNSDIFVLDPSSGKTFPTLDFDISSILFEDDPYNYYKSGVRFWFSLSDNLSNHLKELIEIVVRMYPAKSYDLILSDHGDGWTSLPTPTTRSVLFEYFTDESSSGITWLGTKQFVETVLLPLKSEGVNFELIGFDECLMGELSTLSLISPYAEVIVASPEYEPGDGWGKVYYYLPLWYEAIGDTWSIAKSIVDGYVEYYSENPIITSGSYTTIGLTAVKTSAVENLRSSFENFALSLKETALNEIYTGRLYNYFYSHFENGDTNTYFGTFWAGDSTDYNFSDEIANRLYNCTNPYSLFTDGNGAYHWFYSGTDYNGLGFDLLYTVTRIGFTARLSELGYTVDTISYGVVPYFDSNTVQSALDFLNTYTTVKDYDQLYTKYLTLNGDGTVNFNVTGSGLSIIYPYTSLNYDELPKLSLHSYLNFVDSYNSTLPNYTEFVREIFETMSKAVNGLNIN
- a CDS encoding molybdopterin-binding protein yields the protein MKRKVKVEEAVGMILVHDITEVDLDRNFKGRVFKKGHIIREEDVEKLKKLGKDYIYVLELSKDEIHEDEAAILLADALMGENTYRDKEPKEGKINIYSKVFGVVKIDVEKLIAFNSVGEPSCPTIHNNMYVKEGDKLAAVRIISLIAKKEEIERAINIVKGGIIRVVPFTEKKVGIIITGNEVYYGRIKEKFYDRLKPKLEFFKAKVEEKIILPDDKEQIKQKIKEFASKYDMVVLTGGTSVDPDDVTYKAVKEAGVENFIRGNPIQPGNMLSMGWLNGKPIVAVPAAALFFKATSFDIWLPRLLIGDVITREEVVAKCHGGLCHNCQVCVFPICPFGRP
- a CDS encoding cytidine/deoxycytidylate deaminase family protein, with the translated sequence MPRPSWDEYFMSIAEMVSTRSTCLRRKVGAVLVKDKRIISTGYNGPPSGLKHPDEVGCLREKLGIPSGERHELCRGLHAEQNAIIQAALHGVSTKGAILYCTHCPCSLCTKMLINAGITKVIYKEGYPDWLAKEIAKEAGLPLIEFKKES
- the murB gene encoding UDP-N-acetylmuramate dehydrogenase, translating into MEVKELPAKVLTTIGIGSSYPVFFPKDVSELKSLLKNEKVFVIGGGSNTVLPPKIESKLVSLKHFKKVEFREDSILLGAGVLLREIIKLQIKKGFSLFEFLAGVPKATVGGLVAQNAGAFGKEIKERLLEVIFLDLETFEIVSLKDFENFSYRSSPFPEKGIILEAKFKITRNKKVKEEIKRFIFTRLSKQPPFFVRTSGSTFKNPKGFSAGKLLDMAGFKGFKVGKVKFSEFHANFCINEGGSFEDFKTLVELAKKKVKEKFNVNLDLEVKIPS
- the glp gene encoding gephyrin-like molybdotransferase Glp; translated protein: MKAKRNEAKRIITENCKRKFIEVITLENSYDRVLAEDIYSPCNIPDEDKSAIDGYAFNNKSLAKLPAKLKIVGETAAGDEDKKKVDIGEAVFVMTGGVIPTGADTAVRVEDVKVENGYVIVDFPVEKGTLVNFKGSELEKGELVLEKGTRLDYRKVGLLANLGIYKVKVYQRPTVGIITTGNEVLEPFETYKKGFVRNSNYYILKGLLEEFANVIYFGVAEDDKKSMIELFEKALISVDILVTTGGVSKGKYDFVKEVVKRIGFDVKFTMTNIRPGRPLVFGVKEETLFFGLPGYPSAMLVNAIEFLLPAVRKMAGLKNFENNYLTAITTTPLKSKEGRVDFIRVNYFTEDGVLKVKDAGSQQTSNYTSMALCKALAVVPENRGKVLEGETVEVLFI